The Chroicocephalus ridibundus chromosome 3, bChrRid1.1, whole genome shotgun sequence genome includes the window AGGATAGGATACGGTAGGATGGGATACGATAGGACAGGATAGGGTTGTTTTCTTactgccctccttcccccttgAAAAAGTGCCCAGCGTAATTTATTACAGGTGACAAACAAAGGGTCCCGCTTAAAACCAGCAAAGACCATCATTATTTCATTTGCTGGATAATTTATCTCTGGTTTTAAAGTACCCAATTTCTTCAACTGCATCCATTGCACCTGCCTTTTCCGGAGCACCTCATTAGCAGGATCGTATGAGTCTAAGTAATCTGGCAATTAGCACAGTGGAAATCCTCAGTATCTGTTACTCTGAAGTAGGCTGGACCAAGTCTATGTTCACTGCTAAGCATTTTGGGAAAGACTTGCAAAAACTGGTAATTGCAAGGTaacaaacaagggaaaataaGCCCAGATTTATATTCAAGATGATAGACTATACATTTCTTATTACcactcttgaaaatattttatttactggTACAGAGGCAGCCTGTGTGAAAAATACAAGGATCACGGAGGTCACTACTCATACCAggaaaaagctggaaagaaataaGCCCGATGGAAACATCTGTGGAAGGTGGCTGGGAGATCTGCCTGGGGGCAAATGGTTCTagacttccaggaaaaaaacataaaattatttacatCAAGGCTAGATGATATCCGATTCAAAATTACAATGCAAAATATGTTTTGTGAAGAAACATAAAAgatccttcccctcctctgcgggcgtttctccagctgtgctgctcctccCGCGGTGCAGAGTGCTTCGGCGTCTCCCGGCAGTGGTTTCTTTCGCCTTGACTCATCCAGCCTCACCCTTTCTGCTCCTTGTGCCTTAACTCAAAGGGGGAAATTATAGCTGCTGGTTTTGCATCGAGAAAAGATGAATCCACACAAATACTGCAGCTCCGCATGCTGAGCCGACATTAGCAGTgagtggtggtgtttgtttgaaTTCAAATGTGAATAGCTTGAATGAGGGATTCCCTGTTGAACGTTTATAGGAACATACACATTCAATAACTATAAAATAAACTCTgcatctaaaaaaaaccaaaaccagctgcttgtcaagaaaaaaaagaagcagctttgtaTAAGAGTAATgattccttttccttcaaaattccGGTAAATggaattattcattttaaaaggttATGTTCAATTGCAGAAATGAGCAGAGTTATTTGCCTGTAGTGGTCAtgggaaacaagaaaaagatagGGTGAAGAGCGAAGGAAAAATGCAACGAATGAaggagggggctgggagggtACGAACACATACTGGAAATAATTGCGGGGGTGCCATAAATAAGAGAGAAGGAATGGAGAAAGCTGGAAAGAGGGTAAAGGAGTGACAGATGAGATACTGGGAAGAGTCTTTCTCCAGTTCTCTCTTCAGCAATCCGAACATACAAAATTCATGGCCATTGGACACTGTATTCAAAATTGTCCCACTGCAGGTTGCCCAGACGAGAAGGCTGCGAGGGTGGCAATTCCTAATTTTGACCTTCCAGCTCTCGCTGTCCTCTGTAGCTTCCTAGCTGCTGTGGTACCTGGGTGGgcatggagaaaaacaagaaaaaagcaaaacagtgtAGAAAATGCTCATGCCTGTGGTCCAGCAGAGATCTCGGCATTCCAGGAGCGAAGAACAATACTCATCAAAAACAAACATAGACATCTCGGTGCTTAGAGATGGACTCCTGCCACAAGCGgcgcagcaggaggagaaacTTGAGCAAACCCATCTCCAAAGAGACGTTGTTTGCTTGCCGGCGTGTGCAATGTCACCCCGACCCGCTGGTCCCACTCACAAAGGCACCTGGCAGCCAGGTCCATGCTCCAGTGGGCTTCTCCTCGCCACTCGCCGGCCGCTTTCACTGACCCGGACACAAGGGAGCAATTCCCCCTCCTCCAGATCCGGCTGCCAGGACTCTGCTGCCAGCACGCATGGAGCCACCAGGCACGGCTCTGCTCGAGCCAGCGCCAGCCGGGGCTGCCGAGAGCAGAGCTGATCCCCAGAGGGGCAGGAATTAAGTCTGGGTGCCTTTCTGATAAGCTCTGGACACTGTCTGCAAGGCACGGACACAATGGACAATACTGAGGCATCAAGTCCATCATGGGGAGTAGTTTTCAGGGTGCATTCATCCCTGACCAGTGCGCTGGCAGTGAGGTTCCTCAAGGATCTCCCCCAAACGTGGTGCTCAACATTTTCATCACATTCATTTGGCTGGATATTTTGTCTCAATtttagttgtggggttttttttgtttttgtttttttttttccccccaatattgATCATGGCCtaaaggaaatgaaggaaaaatggatTTTGAACAGGAGTTAATAAATTTACAGTTACCATGGTGATGGTAGGACACCTCAGAAGGCTGTTCTGAGTCCTGAACTATGCAGGGTCTTCATTAACAAATTGCATAATGGAATAAAGATTGAGCTTACTGTATTTGCAAATAGCAGGCTGAAAGGGACTGCAGCATGTTGCAGGAAACTggtgacatttttttttgcaaaagacaGGAACAATTGGTGGAAAAGGTGGAAGGGGCAATATCTGGCAATGCAGCAATTCTGCAggagcgcgtggggctgcggtgGGCAATGAGGTGCACATAATGGTACAACGTCATCCTGTCAGGGAAACGGCAGAAACCGTTCTTTCTAAAAACACCCAACAGGGTTACCCCTTGTCAGGCACTTAAATTAATCCATTTATTACTCCACACCGCTAGACTTTCAAGTAGTGTGCTCTTCACTGCTTAGGGCACCGTACTTCAAGACGAGGTGGAATGGTTGGAGAGAGCCTAGACCTGAGGGGGTTAAGGGACCAAGAAAATATGACCTATAACAAAAGTCTGGAAGAACTGAGATCatgatgatgggaaaaaaaagaagtatggcAGCTGTGATCCCCACAAATCTGGAATAAGAACACGTAGGAAGGGAATAATACGTTACCCCTGACTAGGGTGGTCCAAATGAGAAACAGTGGGCTGAAACTGCAGCGATGATAGTTCAGTGTTTTATATAGGACAGCGTTCCTAGTGGGGTGGAGAACGGTGTCCTGAAGGAGGGGAAATGGTGTAGAGGGGGCCAGTTATTGGTGGTATTCCCAAAGAGGCTTGACACCCTCCTGAGAGGGATGATTTAGGGTTGTAAGGAGCTCCGCCTGCAGGATGTGGAGCAGTGACTCTGAGGACATCTACAGTTCCACGCATTTTTTGTTAATAACACACAATAAATAAGCACGGTTGTGTCTTTGTTGGTAAATTGAAGAGTAGCAGGGCCCATGCCATGGTCCTGAGGCCAGTGGACATACCCTGGCCACATCCATATGATTAAACTCTCTTCCACGCAAAGCGGGTTGACCACATTCCAGTCATGTTGGAAATCATACCTGTCCCATGGAGACACATGAAGTGCGGTGGGAAATGTGTTTGCAAAAGGCTCAAATGGCCTTGGAAAAAAGCATGTCCAGGGCTGTGCTAAAAATTTACCAATGGGGACAGCCAGCTTGCTGTGTCAGGCTTCAGCAGAGTTTATTTATTAGCACAGGTCAGCCCTAGAAGAGTAGACGGtgctgtagaatcacagaatcgtttaggttggaaaagaccttccagaccattgagtccaaccatcagcctaacactgacaagtcaaccatggccctcagcaccacgtctacacatcttttaaataacttcagggatggtgactcaatcactgccctgggcagcctgttccaaccctttctgtgaagagattgtttctaatatccaatctaaccctcccctggcgcaacttgaggccatttcctcttgtcctatcgcctgttccttgggagaagagcccgacccccctggccaccccctcctttcagggagctgtagagagcgagaaggtctcccctcagcctcctcttctccaggctgaacacccccagctccctcagccgctcctcacaaggcttgtgctccagacccttcaccagcttcattgctcccTGTGTAGCAGGGACCCATCAGCCAAGTGTCTTCAGTCTGTCAGTGGCGAACAGCTGGTGTTCTACAAGAGTGGAAGAACATGGCAAATATACAGTAGCACGTGTATGGAAAGccattgtcatggtttaaccccagccagcaattagAACCACACAGCCGTTAACTCACTGCCCCTGGTTGGcgtggggaagagaatcagaagagtaaaagtggaaaaactcatgggttgagttAAAGACGGTTTAGCAGGTAGAGCAAAAggtgtgcatgcaagcaaagcaaaacaaagaactcATTTACTGCATCCCAcaggcaggcaggtgttcagccatcacCAGGATAGCAGGCCTCCATCACATATAACGGctccttgggaagacaaaatgccatcactccgaatgctcccccttcctttttcttccctggtttTGTAccctgagcatgacatcatatggcatggaacatTCCTTCGGttggttggggtcagctgtcctggctgtgtctccttcCAACTTGTTGTGCCCTCCaacctgctcgctggtggggcagtgtggggaGCAGAAAAAGCCGTGACTGCTTAGCAACATCTAAAAGCaatagtgtgttatcaacattattctcctCCCCagtccaaaacatagcactataccagctgctggtaagaaagtcaactctatcccagccgaaaccaggacACCCGTCCAATTCCAGCAGTCTGAGGTTTGGGGGTTGTTGAGTTGGATACGGATCCATGTCGTTGTGCTGAATGCCCCTCAATGGATTTTATGGATTTCCTGTACGTATAGAATAATACAGAGTGGAAAGGAGCTCTGGAGGTCACCTAAACCAGCcagctgctcagagcagagcaaaCTTCAAAGTTAGATTGACCACCCCACTTACTTGATGAACATATTTACAATTTCTTCCTCCACAATATCCATGGCAATGAGTTGCGCCATCCCCTTGTGTGcagtgtgaaagaaaaatgtctttgttcAGTGCATCATGCTTTTGTAtgtcctcttctgcttctctggtTATGAGAAATGGAAAACCATAGTTCTCTCTTTGTGAGGACACTTACAGTTTTGACACTGCTGTCACATATCCCCACATAATCCTCTCCTTCTATAGTGGAAGAGTCCCGGTATAATTACTATCTTGCTGTCCGAAAATAAGTCCCCAGCTTTCACCATCCTTGCTACCTTCCTTTGTACCTCTTCTTGTCTTACCCTACGTGTGCAGAGACAGGGACACCAGCAGCGTGAAATACCCTCAAAACTGTTACAGGGGCACACCGATTTTTGTCAGTGCCCATTCTAGCAAATCCTAACACTCAGTTTTCCTTCCTGACTGCCTCCAGACACTGACGTGACTTTTTATCTGAAGTGCTCTTTGATAGCACCTCTTCCCTGGCAGGTGAAAGGAAGTTTGCCATCACGGAGTCTCCTTTGCCATCTGCTGACGCTGCCACCCAGTGCTGAGATCCTTCTGCCCTGCAGGCTCCTTGCAGTCAGATCTCGTTTCACTGGTCTGAAAAACCTTCTGTGGGCATCAGAGCACCCCTGGCAGCAGGGATCAGGCTATCTCCATCCCAGAAATTAAGCACGCTTGAGACTCCAGAGCTGTCTGAAGGGTTTGTGAGGAAGAGGTGATGATCAAAGTGTCTGCAAGTGGTCAGCCCATCCAGGCTCTTGGGAAAGGGCTCTCAGCACCAGTGCTCCTGCCCATCAGTGGGGTGAGAGAGGACACCAGAACAGGCTACATTGAACATGGTGTTTGCTGAATCTATCAGAGGGATTTTGCAGTCATGGTTCCCAGGAAGGTGATACATGGACATTGGGTCCTTCCCAAGCCAAGGCTGCTCACACCAGGGCCCCTCTCAGCTTGTCCAGTCCCACACGGTGACATGACTAGACAACGGGGGGAGAGTTGTCCGTGCCTCGTGGCCACAGTTCAGCCCTATTCCATGCGGTTGCATCCCTGCCAAAAGTTGAGAAAGACCTGAAGCCCTTTGATATTGATCTTGTTTCCTATCAggtccctctgccccagcagagctgttctATCTACTCACCGTTCGCTCCTGTCACACTCAATGGTTTGCGTTTCAATTGGGTATTGATACCAGATCTGGGGAGAGCAGAGTTTTGCCAACATACCCAGGTGCAGGGTGGAGGGGCCAGTGGTTGTGCGGTGAACCGTGAGAGGTCCCGTGAGCAACAGAACCTCCCCCAGGACCCTCCTCTCTGCTCAGAAACACACTATAAATATGAGGATCCCCAGCCTTGCCACTCAGCAGCGTCCAGCTCAGGCTCTCACCAACCCTCCTCTCTCCAGCCTTGCTGAGATCCCAGCTCAACTCCAGCCATGAGGTTCCTCTACCTTGTCTTCGCTGTCTTCCTCCTGGTATCCTTGGCTGTCCCAGGTAAGAGGGTGAATTGCATGGGAAGGGGAGCAACGGTGGGAGAACCAGGGTCAGAGTGGGCCACGCTTGGTAGGCAGCTTGAACAAACGTGATCTCTATTGGCTTTAAAGGCTGTGATTTTGTTGCCTCCATCAAGGTGTCAGGTCCTTTGGGTGTGCAGCTGTGTGCTGGTCTCCCGCAAAGGCACAGGTGACTTGGTTACCCCAGGTGGTCTTAAATGCAGCTCTATGTTCATGAGCAGACCAGtgagtctttaaagaaaaactcaCTTTAAAGTACCATAAGATGTACATTTAGGATGTTTTAGACATTTTTTACACCTTCTAGTGTGTGGAAGAAGGGAGCAGGACCTCCCTGGGAGCAGGTTCTCATCCTTCTGGCCACTGCCACGCTTACACCTAGAGGTGATGGGAGGGCATGACACTGGGGCACCTACATTGACCCAACCActctccctctgtctcccccTTGCAGGCTACGGGCAGGTAAGGAAGCACTGCCCCAAGGTGGGGtactgctccagcagctgcaacAAGGCGGACGTGTGGTCCTTCTCCTCCGACTGCAAGTACTACTGCTGCATCCCGCCCGGCTGGAAGGGGAAATAGGAGCTGAAGAGGAAGcttctggggaagaggaggcagcgCGGTGGCTTTGGGAGCGGCTTCTCTACCGTCTAACCCAACTGTCATCCCCTCCTCTCaatcattaaaaagagaaaaaaaggagatgtaACCCTGGTGTGTGTGGTGTGGTTACTTGTGTCCCCATGATCCCACATAAAGCATTAGGACAGGTTCCCCATGCCCAGACCAAAAGGCCCATTAGCAACAtgtctctttttgttcttttttgcaCAAAATTCGTAACAAAAATGCTAAACATATGGTGTTCTCCTCTCTGTTTCCCACAGTGAATTCAGTCAATGGTGGGTGAAAAAGGTCTGGTTGGAATAACACCCTCCTGGGTGTCCCTTTCCCCACTGAACCTCGTAGCAAAACCCATGGGTGTCATGCGCAGGAGGGAGCCTGGTTCAGCCCTGGGGCTCAATAAATCGGTACCCATCTGAGATCCTAGCAAGACTGTTGTTACCATGACTGGGTAATGAGCAGGAATGGATGGGTGAAGCATTCCACACTCCCTTCAACGTCTTCCAGAGACCTTCTCTAGAAGGATCTTTGGGAAAGCATCATTCCTGCCTTCCAGTCTCCAAAGGCTTCTCTGCTAGGACCACCTATGAGAGCATCCATTGGATTCATTCACAGGTGCCTGCTGCAGGCATAAAGCAGCCCTAACAGTGTCTGTAGAAGGGCTATTTGCAGCAGCCTTTTCTGCTATGATGATTATGTCCATCCTCATCTGCCTCAGCTTGTGGAGTCGCCAAAGGTACCTTTCGTATAAAAAACTGGGTCATTGTCTTTTTAGTGGTGTCCTGTTTCATGTTCCTGTGTCCTGGCTGAGGTTATGTGAGTGCTGGTAATGATCAGGTCTACTGAAATCTTGTAGCATATGAAGGTGTCCTTGGATTGGGGGGAGAAAGAGACACAGGGTTGGAGAAACCcaagaattcatagaatcataggatcatagaatggtttaggttggaagggaccttgaagatcatctagttccacctccctgccctgggcagggacacctcccaccagaccaggttgctccaagccccatccaacctggccttgaacccctccagggatggggcagccacagcttctcggggcaacctgggacaggggttcaccaccctcacagcaaagaatttcttcccaatacctcatctaaatctcccctctttcaatttaaaactgttagcccttgtcctatcattcCCCTCTCTgttccagagtccctccccatctttcctgtagggtcctttagggactggcaggggctggaaggtctctgcggagccttctcttctccaggctgaacccccccagctctctcagcctgtcctcccagcagaggggctccagccctcggatcatcctcgtggcctcctctggccccgctccaacagctccatgtccttcctgtgctgaggactccagagctggacgcagtactccaggtggggtaaTTGTAAGGGAATACAATGAAATAAAGCAGGGATTGGTAAAAGTGAAAAATGCAGATAGAGGGACCTAAAACAGAATGCTGAGAGACCACCCAGTGATGACAGACAGTTGCCAACGGTGTTCAAGGAGCTACCTGCAACCATGATAAACCCACACTGGCCCATGGCAAGCTTCCACCTCCTTCTCTTCCAGTAAATACATAACCAGCTTGAATAAAGTCAATACCATTTCCGATGACCTCTGTAGGCCTCGGATGTGGAATGGATGACTGGAAAGGTGAAGAGAAACATGTAACAAAAATCTCTGCAGCAGATGAATAAAGAGGCTGTAAACTGCCCGTTTTGTTTTCCCACAGGGTCTTTCCTAGAAAAGGAACAATTTGGGGAACCCAACACATCTCTGACAGCTCTGACCTCCCAGTGAACTTTGGTGTGGTCAAAAAACCCTCTCACCAACCCTGGAGAAACTGTAGTTCTCTATGTTGTAAAATTATCCCGGGCTTGATTCGCTGTACGTGAGCCCATGTTATTTTGCACGTCTTGAATCACCCATGTGTCTTGGTACCCTGAAGCCGCTGCAGAAATTCTCACTATCTCAGCAGAGGATCCTTCAGTCATCATCCCTATTTCCTTTCTAATACCTTCTCTTTGACAGGTGAATTtagtaagaaaagcaaaaaaaaaaaaagtgaggggcCTTCAGGCTTGGGGTTCACAAGGACTCTAGacaaatttggaaaagaaatcatatttttcagGGACAAAGCAGAGATACCCTCATATTTATAGACTAGAACAGAACGTGTGCAGGAGTGGAATAATGAAGTCATCATGAATTGCTGTTGTTTTCCGTCTAAAACTGTGTCACTTTAATGCAGTCCTTTATTCACCCCTCTCATGCGAAGCTTTCATGGGTGAAAAGGGGATCTTGAAAGGACAGGTGTTTGGGGAGAAATCTTTTGTCTTTCATATCTGGCAGAAATTATGGTAAGTACTCATTAAAAGAGCACCATAAATTGCAGCTCCAAAAGAAAGGGTGTTTTATCAGCCCTGCTTCTGCAAGCTGCAGGGTGATAAAGATTTGCATCCTGGTTGTAagatgttgtgggtttttttccccactgatttTCTCTAAgtcttattttcagtgaaatataaTGATTTatgcagaaacattttaaaggaaacaagctgcacagagcagcaaaagaaaaaaaaccaaaaaaaaaccactttccaCACAAATCTGGAGTTACCATATTGTCTGGTGCTAT containing:
- the LOC134512472 gene encoding cygnin; the protein is MRFLYLVFAVFLLVSLAVPGYGQVRKHCPKVGYCSSSCNKADVWSFSSDCKYYCCIPPGWKGK